A window of the Parambassis ranga chromosome 17, fParRan2.1, whole genome shotgun sequence genome harbors these coding sequences:
- the LOC114449271 gene encoding sodium- and chloride-dependent GABA transporter 3-like: MYRYFFSSDPLGFPVPCLQQQKMNRDERREALQKQEHRGQWASKTEYVLVTAGNVVGLGNLWRFPYLCYKNGGGAFLVPYGLLTILCGIPLFLLESSYGQYTQEGFITCWRKLCPLAKGFGYGNLVIRLYDFTYIIVQTWALFYLVFSFRSQLPWASCQNTWNTADCVELQISDSPSTNMTNQTILTNRTTAAIEFWERRVLAMSGGIEDLGTVSWELALCLLVCWMFCYFSIFKGVRSSGKVVYFTATFPYVMLLILLIRGLTLPGAWKGIYFYLYPDLTRLANLKVWVEAGSQICFSFSVTTGGLIVLSSYNKYNNDCYRDCFWICLLNSGTSFVAGFVVFSVLGFMAEKQGVSVDTVTESGPGLAFIAYPQAAAMMPLSHLWTVCFFLMLIVLAVDTHFVSVETFLTSISDLFPKLFYKPRRHEMFALIICIIFFFIHLVLVTKGGIYIFQLIDHYGSTRACHYIMALCECLALTCGLGADRFMNIIEDMTGHRPPVYFKLCWKYIIPVLSLISLIVYLVDYKHIKINDWYIYPDWAYALGWTMTLSSVLIVPLFAAVQMCLTPGTFRQVG, encoded by the exons ATGTACCGGTACTTCTTTTCCTCCGACCCCCTTGGATTTCCTGTGCCTTGTTTg cagcaacagaagaTGAACAGAGACGAAAGAAGAGAAGCACTTCAGAAGcaggaacacagaggacagtgggcGAGCAAGACAGAATATGTTCTGGTGACTGCAGGAAATGTGGTGGGTCTGGGAAATCTGTGGAGATTCCCTTACCTCTGCTACAAAAACGGTGGAG GTGCATTTTTGGTTCCATATGGTCTGCTAACAATACTGTGTGGGATCCCCCTGTTCCTCCTGGAGAGTTCCTATGGTCAGTACACACAGGAGGGATTCATCACCTGCTGGAGGAAACTGTGTCCTCTGGCTAAGG GATTTGGATATGGAAACCTTGTAATTAGGCTGTATGACTTCACCTACATTATCGTCCAGACATGGGCTCTGTTCTACCTGGTGTTCTCCTTCAGATCACAGCTACCCTGGGCCAGCTGTCAGAACACCTGGAACACAG CTGACTGTGTGGAGCTACAGATTTCAGATTCTCCCTCAACAAATATGACGAATCAGACGATATTGACCAACAGGACGACTGCTGCTATAGAGTTCTGGGA ACGGCGGGTGTTGGCCATGTCTGGAGGAATTGAGGATCTGGGCACTGTGAGCTGGGAGCTGGCCTTGTGTCTTCTTGTCTGCTGGATGTTCTGTTACTTCAGCATCTTTAAAGGAGTCCGGTCCTCTGGAAAA GTGGTGTACTTCACTGCCACGTTCCCCTATGTGATGCTCCTGATTCTGCTCATTAGGGGACTGACTCTGCCTGGAGCCTGGAAAGGCATCTACTTCTACCTGTATCCAGACTTGACTCGCTTAGCTAACCTCAAG gtgtgggttGAGGCCGGATCTCAAATCTGTTTTTCCTTCAGTGTGACTACAGGTGGTCTGATTGTGTTGAGCAGCTATAACAAGTACAACAACGACTGCTACAG GGACTGCTTCTGGATCTGTCTGCTGAACAGTGGAACCAGTTTTGTTGCAGGATTTGTCGTCTTCTCTGTTCTTGGATTCATGGCAGAGAAACAGGGCGTCTCTGtcgacactgtgactgagtcaG GTCCAGGTCTGGCCTTCATTGCTTACCCCCAGGCTGCAGCTATGATGCCATTATCACATCTCTGGACTGTCTGTTTCTTCCTGATGCTCATTGTCCTGGCTGTTGACACTCAT TTTGTGTCAGTGGAGACTTTTCTGACCTCAATAAGCGACCTGTTTCCCAAACTGTTTTATAAACCGAGAAGACACGAGATGTTTGCCCTCATCATCtgcatcatcttcttctttatACATCTGGTGCTGGTCACTAAG GGAGGGATTTACATTTTCCAGCTTATTGATCATTATGGCTCAACCAGAGCTTGTCATTATATCATGGCTCTATGTGAGTGTCTGGCTCTGACATGTGGTTTGG GTGCTGATCGCTTCATGAATATAATTGAGGACATGACGGGACACAGACCACCAGTCTACTTCAAACTGTGCTGGAAATATATAATCCCTGTGCTGTCATTG ATCTCCTTGATTGTATACCTGGTTGATTACAAACACATCAAGATTAATGACTGGTACATTTACCCTGACTGGGCGTACGCACTGGGATGGACCATGACTCTGTCCTCTGTTCTCATAGTGCCACTGTTTGCAGCTGTACAGATGTGTTTGACACCAGGCACCTTCAGACAG gtagggtag